The sequence below is a genomic window from Methanofastidiosum sp..
AGAAAAAAATACTTTGATTTACGGAAGTGAAGAGGAAGTTCTCGATTGCCTTTATGGTGTCAGGTTCAAGTATAAGAAAGCTAAGTACATAATTGAAGTCAGAGAACTATTCAAAGTGGATGGAAACATCTCCTTAAGAAAAGAAGTTGAAAAGAATAATTCTCCTTTTGAAATAAGAGAATGGCTTGTAGAAAATGTCAAGGGAATGGGACACAAGGAAGCAAGTCATTTCTTGAGGAATATTGGTAAGGGCGGAGATTTGGCAATCCTTGATAGACATATCTTAAAGAATCTCAAATTGCTCGGAGTAATAGAAAAAATACCTGAGTCTATCCCTCCAAAAAAATATTTAGAACTAGAAAATGTTGTCAGAGAATTTTCAAAAGAAATCGGAATACCTCTTGACCACCTGGATATTGTTCTTTGGTATAAGGAAACAAGAGAGATATTCAAATAAAAAATAAAAAAATATGGATTTATTAAATCCATTGTTCAACTAAGTCTCTGTTGTTGTTCACCCACTCTCGGGCTATTTCTGCTGGATCTCTACCTTTGTCACTGTATTCCAGTATCCATTCGCTCTGTGTGTCTTCTGTTATCTGAAACTTCTCAAAGAATGCATAAGCTTCTGGAAAGTCTTCTTTGAATCCCTTTCTAACAATGGTATATACGACATCTCCGTCGCCATATATCTTTTGTGGATCATCAAGTTTTTTTATGTCAAATCTTGCAAACGCAGAATGTGGCTCCCATATTGTAAATACTATCCATTCGTTATTTAATGTCGCTGCATCTACTTCGGCAATCATTGCTGGAGTACTACTTGTTTTAAGCGTGTACCCAGTTAAGCCATAAGCATCTATTGCTCTGCCTGTATTGATCATTATACCTGCCCCAGGTTCGATTCCAACTATTCTTCCTTCAAACTCTGTTTCTTTTCCGTTTAAATCAGGTATTGATGTTACCCCGGCTTCGTAGACATATGTTGGAACAGCAAGTCCTAACCATGTTCCTGGAACATTTATGTGGACCAATTCAAGATTATTTTGATGGATATTCCAGTATTCATTGTGGGTTGCAGGTAGCCATCCGGCCAATAAAGCGTCGATATTGCCTTCTGCCATTTCAGCGTATACTATTCCTGCATCTAATTGATTTGTTTCAACTTTGTATCCCATTTCTTCTAATATTACTTTGGCCACTTGAGTCTTTACAGTTACTCCCGGCCAAGGTGGGAGTCCAAAGTTTATTGTTCCTTTGTCAGTCGTTACGTCCTCAGCTTGCCCTATACAACCTGTATTTAGCACAATTGAAAATACTAAAATTATTGTGCCTATACAAATTAAATTTTTTTTAGAATTTAACACTAATTACACCTCCAAATTTAGCGATTAATAATAAAAAAATCTTAATAGTATAAAAGGTTTATGGATTATGTTAAGGGCAAAACATTTTTAACTTAATTTAAAATACTAATAGTAATGTCTAGAAAAATTACATATAATGTTAAGAAAAATGTGTCAGTTAAAGAATTAAACTATACAATTCATATGTTAGAAGGACAAGTTAGACTCTTACAGAGATTGTATTTTATTAGATTTCTATACAAAGGTATGGGCGTTGAAGATGCTTCAGAACTTATTGGTATTACAAAAAATACAGGATATCATTGGCTTAAAAAGTGGAATGAGAAAGGACAAGAACAACTGATACCCAATTTCAAAGGAGGTAGACGCCCGAAACTTAATCAATTCAAGAGAGAAGAACTAAGGATAACATTAAAAGAATTAAATCTAAAAAAATCTAGAGATGTTCAAAAACTAATTCAAGAAAAGTACGACGTTAATTATTCTTTATGGCAAGTTAGGAGAATATTAAATTCATTTGAAAAAAATGAATAAAAAAGTTAATTTTTCTTTACCTCGTAGATTTTTCCAAGTTGTTTTGTTACTCTATCTAGTATAATTGCCAAGAATACAATAGAAAGTCCCGCTTCTATAGAATCTACTAAATTGTACCGTTGCAATCCCGATATAATGACTTCTCCGAGTCCACCAGCTCCGATGAATCCTGCTATTACAACCATAGAAAAAGCCAACATTATAGTCTGATTTACCCCCATCATAATTGAGGGTAGAGCAAGAGGTATCTCTATTTTAAGAAGTAGTTGACGAGGTGTTGCTCCAAATGATTTTCCAACTTCAATCATTTCCTTAGAAACATGCTCAAGGCCTAAACTTGTTAATCTTATCGCAGGAGGCATTGAAAATATAACTGTGGCAATTACTCCTGGAACTACGCCTATCCTAAAAAATAATACGGCAGGTATAAGATATGATAGGGATGGGAGAGTTTGCATTAAATCAAGTATTGGCTCTATTATAGCACCAAAAGTTTTTGATCTTGCTTTCAATATCCCCAAGGGAAATCCTATAAAGAGTGCAATAATCGTGGCCACTAAAACTAAAGATAAAGTTTCAATTGTGGCTTTCCATAAACCCATGCTAATAATCAGCACCAGACTAACTACAGCAAAGATTGCCACTTTGATCTTTGCCGTTTTCCAAGATATTAGAGCAAATATTGCAATTAGAACTACTGGAGGTATGAAGATAAGAGTTGAATAAAAAAATCCAACAATTGCAGATATCATAGCTCTTATTATATCAAATATGGCGGAGAAATTTACCCTCAAGAAAGTTATAATATCAACTATTGCCTCCCCTATGGGTATTTGAGGAATTTCAATTATGTGGATCACCCCTCAAAATCTCAATTGCAGCCTTCTCATTTGCATAGCCCAAAAGAATTCCGTCCTCATCAACAACAGGAACAGCAGTTTTTGAAGTAATTAACAATGGCAAAGCCTCTGCAAGAGTAATCACGTTTTCTACAGAATTACATTTTTTAATGCATGGCTCAATTGTGATATTTTCTTCAGATTTCAATTTCTCTAGTTCAGATAACAAAATAATTCCCAAAAGTTTTTGATCTTGATCTACAACAAAGGAATAAGTTACCCTATTCTTCTTTAATTTAGTTATAGCCTCAGACGGACTTATATCGGGAGTAAGTACAACTTTATTTAGTTTTGTTATATACTCAACTTTTATGATACGATGCCTATCAACATTATGTACAAAAGTTTTAACAAATTCTGTTGCAGGATTAATTAAAATATTCTCAACTGTGTCAATCTGTACAAGAACACCTTCTTCATTTAAAATTGCAACTCTATTACCTAGTTTTACTGCTTCATTTAAATCGTGAGTTATAAATATTATAGTTTTTTTCATCTTTCTTTGAATTCTTAATAATTCTTCTTGCATGTTATCCCTTATCAAAGGGTCTAATGCACTAA
It includes:
- a CDS encoding glycine betaine ABC transporter substrate-binding protein; amino-acid sequence: MCIGTIILVFSIVLNTGCIGQAEDVTTDKGTINFGLPPWPGVTVKTQVAKVILEEMGYKVETNQLDAGIVYAEMAEGNIDALLAGWLPATHNEYWNIHQNNLELVHINVPGTWLGLAVPTYVYEAGVTSIPDLNGKETEFEGRIVGIEPGAGIMINTGRAIDAYGLTGYTLKTSSTPAMIAEVDAATLNNEWIVFTIWEPHSAFARFDIKKLDDPQKIYGDGDVVYTIVRKGFKEDFPEAYAFFEKFQITEDTQSEWILEYSDKGRDPAEIAREWVNNNRDLVEQWI
- a CDS encoding ABC transporter permease subunit — encoded protein: MISAIVGFFYSTLIFIPPVVLIAIFALISWKTAKIKVAIFAVVSLVLIISMGLWKATIETLSLVLVATIIALFIGFPLGILKARSKTFGAIIEPILDLMQTLPSLSYLIPAVLFFRIGVVPGVIATVIFSMPPAIRLTSLGLEHVSKEMIEVGKSFGATPRQLLLKIEIPLALPSIMMGVNQTIMLAFSMVVIAGFIGAGGLGEVIISGLQRYNLVDSIEAGLSIVFLAIILDRVTKQLGKIYEVKKN
- a CDS encoding N-glycosylase/DNA lyase; the protein is MKDSNSYNKEIIEDVLGIYSSIKKRIEDRLKEFSEIWENETEENLFSELAFCLLTPQSKAKMCWDSICTLKEKNTLIYGSEEEVLDCLYGVRFKYKKAKYIIEVRELFKVDGNISLRKEVEKNNSPFEIREWLVENVKGMGHKEASHFLRNIGKGGDLAILDRHILKNLKLLGVIEKIPESIPPKKYLELENVVREFSKEIGIPLDHLDIVLWYKETREIFK
- a CDS encoding betaine/proline/choline family ABC transporter ATP-binding protein (Members of the family are the ATP-binding subunit of ABC transporters for substrates such as betaine, L-proline or other amino acids, choline, carnitine, etc. The substrate specificity is best determined from the substrate-binding subunit, rather than this subunit, as it interacts with the permease subunit and not with substrate directly.), which codes for MLDLKINNLFMVFGKAPEKAFPLIEKGLTRNEIKEKTGQVVALRDINLEINKGEIFVIMGLSGSGKSTLIRCINRLIFPTKGEVLIGTEKINILDLNQKELIELRRKKFGMVFQRFGLLPHRTILDNVVLGLEIKGTPKEEMENIGKKILKTVGLAGWENSMPDELSGGMKQRVGLARALAIDPDILLMDEPFSALDPLIRDNMQEELLRIQRKMKKTIIFITHDLNEAVKLGNRVAILNEEGVLVQIDTVENILINPATEFVKTFVHNVDRHRIIKVEYITKLNKVVLTPDISPSEAITKLKKNRVTYSFVVDQDQKLLGIILLSELEKLKSEENITIEPCIKKCNSVENVITLAEALPLLITSKTAVPVVDEDGILLGYANEKAAIEILRGDPHN
- a CDS encoding helix-turn-helix domain-containing protein — translated: MSRKITYNVKKNVSVKELNYTIHMLEGQVRLLQRLYFIRFLYKGMGVEDASELIGITKNTGYHWLKKWNEKGQEQLIPNFKGGRRPKLNQFKREELRITLKELNLKKSRDVQKLIQEKYDVNYSLWQVRRILNSFEKNE